From Chloroflexota bacterium:
AAGTCATCCGACTCTGGTTCGATTGCGGCCTGATGGTACCGCACAACAACCCCAGGCGAGATATTGAGCGCAAGCTTCAGGTCAACCCGGAGTGGTTTTTATTGGCCTTGCTCGAAGGCGAAATTATCGGTTCGTGCATGGTTGGGTATGAAGGCCATCGCGGCTGGATCAACTATCTGGCGGTGTCGCCGCGCTACCGGCGGCAGAGGATTGCCGCAGCGCTGATGGCCGAGGCAGAGCGTTTGCTGAACGCGGCCGGATGTCCGAAGATCAACCTTCAGGTGCGCGAAACCAACCTTGAAGTGATTAAGTTTTATGAGGGCATCGGCTACAAAAATGATGCTGTAATCAGCCTGGGGAAACGGCTTGACCCCGATGAGCCGTATGCTGTTGAACTGTGACCAGAAGTTAGTAACCAGTTTTAGCCAATCGTTCGCTGATTACAGATTTCGGTACACCTCAGGGTTTACGCAATGCGGCAGGCGTTCGCCGCGCAGCCCTGCGAGAAGGTTTTCGCAGGCCAGTTCGGCCATACGTTTGCGCGTGTGTTGGGTGGCCGAGCCAATATGCGGCACGATCAGGCAGTTGGGCAGGTCGTAAAGTGGATCATCCGCGGGCAAGGGTTCAGGGTCGGTGACATCGAGGGCCGCAGCGGCGATCCACTTTTCGCGCAGGGCATGATCCAGATCGGCGCGGACAACCACCGGGCCGCGCGAAGCGTTGATCAGGATGGCGTTGGGCTTCATGGCGCGCAACGCAACCGCGTCGATCAGGCCGCGGGTTTCGTCTGTGAGGGGACAATGCAGGCTCAGAAAATCGCTTTCGGCGATGACTTTTTCGAATGATTTGCGCATAGCCATTGAAGTATATTCGATTTCTGATCGAGGGGAGGGATTGCTGTAAATAATCTTCATCCCAAAGGCTGCCGCGCGGCGAGCAACGGCAGAACCAATTTTGCCCATACCAATGATGCCCAGAGTTGCGCCTTGCAGGTCGGCTCCGAGCCAGCCCGTGGGCGACCAGGTTGTCCAGCGGCCTGCACGGGCATCCTGGCTGGCCTGAGGGAGTTTGCGAGCAGCCGCCAGGAGTAAGGCTAGCGTCAGGTCGGCGGTGCCTTCCGTGAGTACGCCGGGAGTGTTGCCCACCGGGATGCCGCGGCGGGTGCAGGCTGTTATATCTACGTTATCGTAGCCCACCGCCATATTGCTGACAACTCGCAATTTGGGGGCGTTGGTAATCACCCGCTCCGAGACAGGAATCGTCAAGAGAGTCAGAATTCCCACCGCATCCGGTAAGTGTTGAACCAGCTCCGGGGCCAGATGATCTGCCTCGGGCGGCCCCGCCAATATTTGGCAGTGTCCGGCTAATTTTTCCAGCCAGTCTACCGGCAAGGCATGTGAGATGAGTACCAGGGGGAGCTTTGTGGGCATAGTTGTTTTCGGTTTCAGGCGCTCAAAGGGGCAACGCAGATGGGGCTATCGTTGGCAGGGCTGTTGACAAATGTCGAAACCGGGTAGGCTTGCATTTCTTCGTTGGGATAAGGGGCAAGCAGCGGCGAAAGTGCCGCTGGGCGCATTTCCCCAGGGGTTAGCCAGTGTTGATGGTCTTTGGCGGCTAAAATGACCGGCATGCGATTGTGTATGGGGTGCATCAAATCATTCGGTTCGGTGGTGATGATGG
This genomic window contains:
- a CDS encoding GNAT family acetyltransferase yields the protein MLIRPYTPDDEHEVIRLWFDCGLMVPHNNPRRDIERKLQVNPEWFLLALLEGEIIGSCMVGYEGHRGWINYLAVSPRYRRQRIAAALMAEAERLLNAAGCPKINLQVRETNLEVIKFYEGIGYKNDAVISLGKRLDPDEPYAVEL
- a CDS encoding D-glycerate dehydrogenase, whose protein sequence is MPTKLPLVLISHALPVDWLEKLAGHCQILAGPPEADHLAPELVQHLPDAVGILTLLTIPVSERVITNAPKLRVVSNMAVGYDNVDITACTRRGIPVGNTPGVLTEGTADLTLALLLAAARKLPQASQDARAGRWTTWSPTGWLGADLQGATLGIIGMGKIGSAVARRAAAFGMKIIYSNPSPRSEIEYTSMAMRKSFEKVIAESDFLSLHCPLTDETRGLIDAVALRAMKPNAILINASRGPVVVRADLDHALREKWIAAAALDVTDPEPLPADDPLYDLPNCLIVPHIGSATQHTRKRMAELACENLLAGLRGERLPHCVNPEVYRNL